One window of Thioalbus denitrificans genomic DNA carries:
- the ilvE gene encoding branched-chain-amino-acid transaminase, which produces MKQELWLRTESRSAGSRRLCWVNGALGGPETAVVSAYDHGLLYGDGVFEGIRFYHGRPFRLAEHLERLEASARALCLELPYTREELAAAVAELVTASGLGDGYLRLLVTRGEGALGLDPARCERPNVLILADRISLMDGRVQETGARLVTATTRRLPLDGLDPRIKSLNYLNHILARLEANNAGADEALLLNAAGRVAEGSADNLFLVRGDQLLTPRPEDGALEGVTRAVVMALGREAGLRVREAPLALYDVYTAEECFLTGTAAELIPVAEVDGRRLPAAPGPVFRRLREAFRALVARECGDPGPA; this is translated from the coding sequence ATGAAACAGGAGCTGTGGCTGCGGACGGAATCCCGCAGCGCCGGAAGCAGACGGTTGTGCTGGGTCAACGGGGCGCTGGGCGGCCCGGAGACGGCGGTCGTCTCCGCCTACGACCACGGCCTGCTCTATGGCGACGGGGTGTTCGAGGGGATCCGCTTCTACCACGGGCGCCCATTCCGCCTCGCGGAGCACCTGGAGCGGCTCGAGGCCTCGGCCCGGGCGCTGTGCCTGGAGCTGCCCTACACCCGGGAAGAGCTCGCCGCCGCGGTGGCGGAGCTGGTGACGGCCTCGGGGCTGGGTGACGGCTACCTGCGCCTGCTGGTGACCCGCGGCGAGGGTGCCCTGGGGCTGGACCCCGCCCGTTGCGAGAGGCCCAACGTGCTGATCCTGGCCGATCGGATTTCACTGATGGACGGGCGCGTACAGGAGACCGGGGCGCGGCTGGTCACCGCCACCACCCGCCGACTGCCCCTGGACGGGCTCGATCCGCGCATCAAGTCCCTCAACTACCTCAACCACATCCTGGCGCGGCTGGAGGCGAACAACGCCGGCGCCGACGAGGCGCTGCTGCTGAATGCCGCCGGCCGGGTGGCGGAAGGCTCGGCGGACAACCTGTTCCTGGTGCGCGGGGATCAGCTCCTGACGCCGCGCCCGGAGGACGGCGCCCTGGAGGGGGTGACCCGGGCCGTGGTCATGGCGCTGGGCCGGGAGGCGGGCCTGCGGGTGCGCGAAGCGCCGCTGGCCCTCTACGACGTCTACACCGCCGAGGAGTGCTTCCTGACCGGTACCGCCGCGGAGCTCATCCCCGTGGCCGAAGTGGACGGCCGGCGCCTGCCGGCGGCCCCGGGGCCGGTCTTCCGCCGCCTGCGGGAGGCGTTCCGGGCGCTGGTGGCGCGGGAGTGCGGGGATCCCGGCCCCGCCTGA
- a CDS encoding DUF1127 domain-containing protein — protein MNGELVSRLLEGGTKSGFGAAAAVTPWGRLAAWIRAGVELVSLWMLRSRERRALARLDERLLKDVGINPADAWEESRKSFWKS, from the coding sequence ATGAACGGAGAACTGGTCAGCAGGTTGCTGGAGGGCGGAACGAAGTCGGGATTCGGTGCGGCCGCTGCCGTCACCCCGTGGGGCCGGCTTGCGGCCTGGATCCGGGCGGGCGTGGAACTGGTGTCCCTGTGGATGTTGCGCAGTCGGGAGCGCCGGGCCCTGGCCCGGCTCGATGAGCGTCTCCTGAAGGACGTGGGCATCAACCCGGCCGACGCCTGGGAGGAGAGCCGCAAATCCTTCTGGAAATCGTGA
- a CDS encoding PLP-dependent aminotransferase family protein yields the protein MSETLYEQVATFIENQVRDGVYRPGERLPSLRRLSRQLRVSIATAQEAYALLEDRDLLEARPQSGHYVRSEPARPPQPPAISAPLPQPTEVRVSDLAMQVIQANDRPGIVNFGAVVPMVEFPAIAQLHRTMASIARRGGAKLSSYAAPPGLPELRLQIARRAVDAGCRLSPDDIVITTGCQEALTLSLRAVAERGDVIAIESPTFYATLQTIESLGMQALEIPTHPETGISLEALELALESWPVRAVLLTPSFSNPLGYRMPDPARQQLMEMLRRHDLPLIEDDIYGDITFEPPRPRAVKSWDRDGRVLLCSSFSKTLEPGLRVGWVAPGRYLEKLKHLKLVASMATASLPQMAVAEFLEHGGFDRHLRLANAAYRRRRDRVLTLIGRHFPAGTRATCPTGGFVLWVELPRQVDALLLYRQALEHGISIAPGPLFSAKRRYRNFIRLSYANAEGDRAEDALRTLGELACALAGEAGR from the coding sequence ATGTCCGAAACACTGTATGAGCAGGTGGCCACCTTCATCGAAAACCAGGTCCGTGACGGAGTCTACCGGCCCGGCGAGCGCCTGCCCTCGCTGCGCCGCCTGAGCCGCCAGCTCCGGGTGAGCATCGCCACGGCCCAGGAGGCCTATGCGCTGCTGGAGGACCGGGACCTGCTCGAGGCCCGCCCCCAGTCCGGCCACTACGTGCGCAGCGAACCGGCCCGGCCGCCGCAGCCGCCCGCCATCTCCGCTCCCCTTCCCCAGCCGACGGAGGTCCGGGTCAGCGACCTCGCCATGCAGGTCATCCAGGCCAATGATCGGCCCGGCATCGTCAACTTCGGCGCCGTGGTCCCAATGGTGGAGTTCCCCGCCATCGCCCAGCTGCACCGGACCATGGCGAGCATCGCCCGCCGCGGCGGCGCCAAGCTCTCGAGCTATGCCGCCCCGCCGGGGCTGCCGGAGCTGCGCCTGCAGATTGCCCGCCGCGCGGTCGACGCCGGCTGCCGGTTGAGCCCCGACGACATCGTCATCACCACCGGCTGCCAGGAGGCCCTGACCCTGAGCCTGCGCGCCGTGGCCGAGCGCGGGGATGTCATCGCCATCGAGTCGCCCACCTTCTACGCGACGCTGCAGACCATCGAGTCCCTGGGCATGCAGGCGCTGGAAATCCCCACCCACCCGGAGACGGGCATCAGCCTGGAGGCCCTCGAGCTGGCCCTGGAGTCCTGGCCGGTCAGGGCCGTCCTGCTCACCCCGAGCTTCAGCAACCCGCTCGGCTACCGGATGCCGGACCCGGCCCGCCAGCAGCTGATGGAGATGCTGCGCCGCCACGACCTGCCGCTCATCGAGGATGACATCTACGGCGACATCACCTTCGAGCCGCCCCGGCCACGGGCGGTGAAGTCCTGGGACCGGGATGGCCGCGTGCTGCTCTGCTCCTCCTTCTCCAAGACCCTGGAGCCGGGATTGCGGGTGGGGTGGGTGGCGCCCGGGCGCTACCTGGAGAAGCTCAAGCACCTCAAGCTGGTGGCGAGCATGGCCACCGCCAGCCTGCCGCAGATGGCCGTGGCCGAGTTTCTCGAGCACGGCGGCTTCGACCGCCACCTGCGCCTGGCCAATGCCGCCTACCGCCGTCGCCGCGACCGGGTGCTGACCCTCATCGGCCGGCACTTCCCGGCCGGCACCCGCGCCACCTGCCCGACCGGCGGCTTCGTGCTGTGGGTGGAGCTGCCCCGGCAGGTGGACGCCCTGCTGCTCTACCGCCAGGCGCTCGAGCACGGCATCAGCATCGCCCCCGGCCCGCTGTTCTCCGCCAAGCGCCGCTACCGGAACTTCATCCGCCTGAGCTACGCCAACGCCGAGGGCGACCGGGCGGAGGACGCCCTGCGCACCCTCGGCGAGCTGGCCTGCGCCCTGGCCGGGGAGGCCGGCCGTTGA
- a CDS encoding peptidylprolyl isomerase — protein MSDSYPQVKLETSEGEIVVELWSDVAPGHAENFLKLSRDGFYDGLTFHRILPGFVIQGGCPIGNGTGGPGWNVKAEFNDRQHEKGVLSMARSMDPDSAGSQFFVCLSRDHCRHLDGQYTAFGKVVSGIEAVDRIAATELADMRSGRPANPPKILKATVLGD, from the coding sequence ATGAGCGACAGCTATCCGCAGGTGAAGCTGGAGACTTCCGAAGGCGAGATCGTGGTGGAGCTGTGGTCCGACGTCGCCCCGGGGCACGCCGAGAACTTCCTCAAGCTCAGCCGCGACGGCTTCTACGACGGCCTGACCTTCCACCGGATCCTGCCCGGCTTTGTGATCCAGGGCGGCTGCCCCATCGGCAACGGCACCGGCGGACCCGGCTGGAACGTGAAGGCCGAGTTCAACGACCGGCAGCATGAGAAGGGGGTGCTCTCCATGGCCCGTTCCATGGACCCCGACTCCGCCGGCTCCCAGTTCTTCGTCTGCCTCTCCCGCGACCACTGCCGGCACCTGGACGGGCAGTACACGGCCTTCGGCAAGGTGGTCTCCGGCATCGAGGCGGTCGACCGCATCGCCGCCACCGAGCTGGCCGACATGCGCAGCGGCCGCCCGGCCAACCCGCCGAAGATCCTCAAGGCCACCGTCCTCGGCGATTGA
- the prfC gene encoding peptide chain release factor 3: MTHLADEIAKRRTFAIISHPDAGKTTITEKLLLFGGALQMAGTVKARKSGRHAASDWMEMEKERGISITTSVMQFPYGGRTVNLLDTPGHEDFSEDTYRTLTAVDAALMVIDGSKGVEPRTIKLMEVCRLRTTPIVSFINKLDRDIRDPIELLDEIEAILNIKCAPVTWPIGMGKQFKGIYHLHQDRTYLYQSGQGHTIQAVRTIDGLDNPALDEAVGSLAQELREQLELVLGASHEFDLEAFRAGELTPVFCGTALGNFGVREMLDGFVEWAPSPQPRETTSRTIAPAEETFSGFVFKIQANMDPNHRDRIAFLRVCSGHYERGMKIHHVRIGKDVTIANALTFLAGDRTHTEEAWPGDIIGLHNHGTIQIGDTFTQGESLQFTGIPNFAPELFRLVRLRDPLKSKQLQKGLQQLSEEGATQLFMPLNSNDLILGAVGILQFDVVASRLKSEYKVEAVYQNVEVHTARWIRCTDAKMLEDFRKKAYNNLAMDGAGNLTYLAPTRVNLSLTEERWPGIEFLATREH; encoded by the coding sequence ATGACACACCTCGCCGACGAGATTGCCAAACGGCGCACCTTCGCCATCATCTCCCACCCCGACGCGGGCAAGACCACCATCACCGAGAAGCTGCTCCTGTTCGGGGGCGCGCTGCAGATGGCCGGCACCGTCAAGGCCCGCAAGTCCGGCCGCCACGCGGCCTCGGACTGGATGGAGATGGAGAAGGAGCGCGGGATTTCCATCACCACCTCGGTGATGCAGTTCCCCTATGGCGGGCGCACGGTCAACCTGCTCGACACCCCGGGCCACGAGGATTTCTCCGAGGACACCTACCGCACCCTGACCGCGGTGGATGCGGCGCTCATGGTCATCGACGGCAGCAAGGGCGTGGAGCCGCGCACCATCAAGCTGATGGAGGTGTGCCGGCTGCGCACCACGCCCATCGTCAGCTTCATCAACAAGCTCGACCGCGACATCCGCGACCCCATCGAGCTGCTGGACGAGATCGAGGCGATCCTCAACATCAAGTGCGCCCCGGTGACCTGGCCCATCGGCATGGGCAAGCAGTTCAAGGGCATCTACCACCTGCACCAGGATCGCACCTATCTCTACCAGTCGGGCCAGGGCCACACCATCCAGGCCGTGCGCACCATCGACGGGCTCGACAACCCGGCGCTGGACGAGGCGGTGGGCAGCCTCGCCCAGGAACTGCGCGAGCAGCTGGAGCTGGTGCTGGGCGCTAGCCACGAATTCGACCTGGAGGCGTTCCGCGCCGGTGAGCTGACGCCGGTCTTCTGCGGCACCGCGCTCGGCAACTTCGGCGTGCGCGAGATGCTCGACGGCTTCGTGGAGTGGGCCCCCTCACCCCAGCCGCGGGAGACCACTTCGCGCACCATCGCACCGGCGGAGGAGACTTTCAGCGGCTTCGTGTTCAAGATCCAGGCGAACATGGATCCCAACCATCGGGATCGCATCGCCTTCCTGCGGGTCTGCTCGGGCCACTACGAGCGCGGCATGAAGATTCATCACGTGCGCATCGGCAAGGATGTGACCATCGCCAACGCGCTCACCTTCCTGGCGGGGGATCGCACCCACACCGAGGAGGCCTGGCCAGGCGACATCATCGGCCTGCACAACCACGGCACCATCCAGATCGGCGATACCTTCACCCAGGGCGAGTCCCTGCAGTTCACCGGCATCCCCAACTTCGCGCCGGAGCTGTTCCGGCTGGTGCGCCTGCGGGACCCGCTGAAGAGCAAGCAGCTGCAGAAGGGCCTGCAGCAGCTCTCCGAGGAGGGCGCCACCCAGCTGTTCATGCCGCTCAACAGCAACGACCTGATCCTGGGCGCGGTGGGCATCCTGCAGTTCGATGTGGTGGCCAGCCGGCTGAAGAGCGAATACAAGGTGGAGGCGGTGTACCAGAACGTGGAGGTCCACACCGCCCGCTGGATCCGCTGCACCGATGCGAAGATGCTCGAGGACTTCCGCAAGAAGGCCTACAACAACCTCGCCATGGACGGCGCCGGCAACCTCACCTACCTGGCGCCGACGCGGGTGAACCTGAGCCTCACCGAGGAGCGCTGGCCCGGGATCGAGTTCCTGGCCACCCGGGAACACTGA
- the tsaB gene encoding tRNA (adenosine(37)-N6)-threonylcarbamoyltransferase complex dimerization subunit type 1 TsaB encodes MKLLAIETATEACSAALFVDGEVEERFQVVPREHARLILTMVDDLLLDAGIAVGELDGLAFGRGPGSFTGVRIATGVAQGIAFGADLPVVPVSTLAALAQGALMDLGAPRVAVALDARMGEVYWGAYMTRGDGIMVTAEEERVCAPEAVPPLRDGVWLGVGSGWGSYGDILHHCCRERLDGMVPDRYPAARDVAWLGVHGLRNGRAVAPERALPVYLRDNVAKKPSL; translated from the coding sequence ATGAAACTGCTTGCCATCGAAACCGCCACCGAAGCCTGTTCCGCCGCCCTCTTTGTCGACGGGGAGGTGGAGGAGCGGTTCCAGGTCGTCCCCCGGGAACACGCCCGGCTGATTCTCACCATGGTCGATGATCTCCTCCTCGATGCGGGCATTGCCGTCGGGGAGCTGGACGGCCTGGCCTTCGGCCGGGGACCGGGCAGCTTCACCGGGGTGCGCATCGCCACGGGGGTGGCGCAGGGCATCGCCTTCGGGGCCGACCTGCCGGTGGTGCCGGTCTCGACCCTCGCCGCCCTGGCCCAGGGCGCGCTGATGGACCTGGGCGCCCCCCGCGTGGCGGTGGCCCTGGATGCCCGGATGGGCGAGGTCTACTGGGGCGCCTACATGACCCGGGGCGACGGCATCATGGTCACGGCCGAAGAGGAGCGGGTGTGCGCACCGGAGGCGGTGCCGCCCCTGCGGGACGGCGTCTGGCTGGGCGTGGGCAGCGGCTGGGGATCCTACGGCGACATTCTGCACCACTGCTGCCGCGAACGTCTGGACGGCATGGTGCCCGATCGTTACCCGGCCGCACGCGACGTGGCCTGGCTGGGGGTGCACGGCCTGCGCAACGGCCGCGCGGTGGCGCCGGAGCGGGCGTTGCCGGTCTACCTGCGCGACAACGTGGCCAAGAAACCCTCGTTATGA
- a CDS encoding ATP-dependent DNA helicase — MEERRPLAELLGPDGPFAERIDGYAPRSAQLAMAEAVERTLDDCGRLIVEAGTGTGKTFAYLVPALRSGGKVIISTGTKALQDQLYHRDLPLVAETLGIPARTALLKGRSNYLCRHRLEVNAESGRFRSREMAFRFQRVREWSAATRSGDIAEIGDIPEDSPVWPYVTSTGDNCLGQECAHVGDCFLIRARRSAQEADLLVINHHLFFADMALRGEGFGELLPGANAVILDEAHQLPEAASAFFGLAVSGRQLLELAQDALTEQVREAPDMASLARAAEGLEKAARDLRLAFGPGDRRAAWSEVERDAGVGSALDELRSRLAALNAVLEPVAARGKGLESCQRRTRELGEAIDQLTGDTPPGQVHWFETRGRGFTLHLTPLNVAAPLRAHMDAQKCAWVFTSATLAVGDSFRHFSARLGLEDAETLQLPSPFDYPSQALWYVPRGLPQPNTPGYTRAVVDAALPVLVASRGRAFLLFTSHRALREAADLLEGRLDYPLLVQGTAPRSELLRRFRELGNAVLLGTSSFWEGVDVRGEALSCVIIDKLPFAAPNDPVVKARIDTLREEGREPFIEFQVPSAVITLKQGTGRLIRDVSDRGVLVICDPRLLRRGYGHAFLDSLPPMARTRDVADVERFFAVE, encoded by the coding sequence ATGGAAGAGAGACGCCCGCTCGCAGAACTGCTCGGTCCCGACGGCCCCTTCGCCGAGCGGATCGACGGCTACGCCCCGCGTTCCGCCCAGCTGGCCATGGCCGAGGCGGTTGAGCGCACCCTGGACGATTGCGGCCGGCTCATCGTGGAGGCGGGAACCGGAACCGGCAAGACCTTCGCCTACCTGGTGCCGGCGCTGCGTTCCGGGGGCAAGGTCATCATCTCCACCGGCACCAAGGCCCTGCAGGATCAGCTCTACCACCGCGACCTGCCGCTGGTGGCGGAAACCCTGGGGATACCGGCCCGGACCGCGCTGCTGAAAGGGCGCTCCAACTACCTGTGCCGGCATCGCCTGGAGGTCAACGCCGAGAGCGGGCGCTTCCGCAGCCGCGAGATGGCGTTCCGGTTCCAGCGGGTGCGGGAGTGGTCCGCCGCCACCCGCAGCGGGGACATCGCCGAGATCGGCGACATCCCGGAGGACTCCCCGGTCTGGCCCTACGTGACCAGCACCGGCGACAACTGCCTCGGCCAGGAGTGCGCCCACGTGGGGGACTGCTTCCTGATCAGGGCGCGCCGGTCGGCCCAGGAGGCGGACCTGCTGGTCATCAACCACCACCTGTTCTTCGCCGACATGGCCCTGCGCGGCGAGGGCTTCGGCGAGCTGCTGCCCGGCGCCAACGCCGTCATCCTCGACGAGGCCCACCAGCTGCCCGAGGCGGCCTCGGCCTTCTTCGGCCTGGCGGTGAGCGGCCGGCAGCTGCTGGAGCTGGCCCAGGACGCCCTCACCGAGCAGGTGCGCGAGGCCCCGGACATGGCTTCCCTCGCCCGGGCCGCGGAGGGGCTGGAGAAGGCGGCCCGGGATCTGCGCCTGGCCTTCGGGCCGGGAGACCGGCGCGCGGCCTGGAGCGAGGTGGAACGTGACGCGGGGGTCGGTTCCGCCCTCGACGAGCTGCGCAGCCGCCTGGCGGCACTGAACGCGGTGCTGGAGCCCGTCGCCGCGCGCGGCAAGGGGCTGGAGAGCTGCCAGCGCCGGACCCGGGAGCTGGGCGAGGCCATCGACCAGCTGACCGGCGACACCCCGCCCGGGCAGGTGCACTGGTTCGAGACCCGCGGGCGGGGCTTCACCCTGCACCTGACGCCCCTCAACGTGGCCGCCCCCCTGCGCGCCCACATGGATGCGCAGAAATGCGCCTGGGTCTTCACCTCCGCCACCCTGGCGGTCGGCGATTCGTTCCGGCATTTCTCCGCCCGCCTGGGGCTGGAGGATGCGGAGACCCTCCAGCTGCCGAGCCCCTTCGACTACCCCAGCCAGGCGCTCTGGTACGTCCCCCGGGGTCTGCCCCAACCCAACACCCCCGGCTATACCCGGGCGGTGGTGGATGCCGCGCTGCCGGTGCTCGTGGCCAGCCGCGGCCGGGCGTTCCTGCTCTTCACCAGCCATCGCGCCCTGCGGGAGGCGGCGGATCTGCTCGAGGGACGCCTGGACTACCCGTTGCTGGTGCAGGGCACCGCCCCGCGCAGTGAGCTGCTGCGCCGGTTCCGGGAACTGGGCAACGCTGTCCTCCTGGGCACCAGCAGCTTCTGGGAGGGGGTGGATGTGCGCGGGGAGGCGCTCTCCTGCGTCATCATCGACAAGCTGCCCTTTGCCGCACCCAACGACCCGGTGGTGAAGGCGCGCATCGACACCCTGCGCGAGGAGGGGCGCGAACCCTTCATCGAGTTCCAGGTGCCCTCGGCGGTGATCACCCTCAAACAGGGCACCGGCCGGCTCATCCGCGATGTGAGCGATCGCGGGGTGCTGGTGATCTGCGACCCGCGGCTGCTGCGGCGCGGCTACGGCCACGCCTTCCTGGACAGCCTCCCGCCCATGGCCCGCACCCGCGACGTGGCGGACGTGGAGCGGTTCTTCGCGGTGGAGTGA
- a CDS encoding FIST signal transduction protein: METFPLATSTHSDPLAACRECLAQLGPEPGNLGFLYVTDAHAAHLEAVLHRARRDSPVTHWIGTVGLGICASGREFYEEPAMVMMVARLPEASFRVFHGIRSGFDEFLARDGRWMHDTPGSFALVHADPENPATPQLITRLADELPGGFLAGGLSSSRGPLPQLADNVVQGGLSGVMFGPEVQLLTAHTQGCTPIGPRRVITEAQRNVAVTIDGRPALEVFHEDIGEVLARDLRRAAGYIFAGFPIHGSDTGDYLVRNLVGVDPDHQLLAIGDLLHSGQEIMFCRRDGNTAREDMLRMLDDLERRLPRPPRGAVYISCLGRGRHLFGEDSAELKLVRERLGDCPLAGFYANGEIFHNRLYGYTGVLTLFL, from the coding sequence ATGGAGACCTTTCCGCTCGCCACCTCCACCCACAGCGACCCCCTCGCCGCCTGCCGGGAGTGCCTGGCGCAGCTGGGCCCGGAGCCGGGCAACCTCGGGTTCCTCTATGTCACCGACGCCCACGCCGCGCACCTCGAGGCGGTTCTGCACCGGGCGCGGCGCGACAGTCCGGTCACCCACTGGATCGGAACCGTGGGGCTCGGCATCTGCGCCAGCGGGCGGGAGTTCTACGAGGAGCCGGCCATGGTGATGATGGTGGCGCGGCTGCCGGAGGCCAGCTTCCGGGTGTTTCACGGCATCCGCAGCGGCTTCGACGAGTTCCTGGCCCGTGACGGCCGCTGGATGCATGACACCCCCGGCAGCTTCGCCCTGGTCCATGCCGACCCGGAGAACCCCGCCACGCCCCAGCTCATCACCCGGCTGGCCGACGAGCTGCCCGGCGGGTTCCTCGCCGGCGGCCTGAGCTCCTCCCGCGGCCCCCTCCCCCAGCTGGCCGACAACGTGGTGCAGGGCGGGCTCTCGGGAGTCATGTTCGGTCCGGAGGTGCAACTGCTCACCGCCCACACCCAGGGCTGCACCCCCATCGGGCCGAGGCGGGTGATCACCGAGGCGCAGCGCAACGTGGCCGTGACCATCGACGGCCGGCCGGCGCTGGAGGTGTTCCATGAGGATATCGGCGAGGTACTGGCCCGCGATCTCCGCCGCGCCGCCGGCTATATCTTCGCCGGGTTCCCGATCCACGGTTCCGACACCGGCGACTACCTGGTGCGCAACCTGGTGGGGGTGGACCCCGACCACCAGCTGCTGGCCATCGGCGACCTGCTCCACAGCGGCCAGGAGATCATGTTCTGCCGCCGGGACGGCAATACGGCCCGCGAGGACATGCTGCGCATGCTCGATGATCTGGAGCGGCGCCTCCCCCGCCCGCCGCGCGGCGCCGTCTACATCTCCTGCCTGGGGCGGGGGCGCCACCTGTTCGGCGAGGATTCCGCCGAGCTGAAGCTGGTCCGGGAGCGGCTGGGCGATTGTCCCCTGGCGGGCTTCTACGCCAACGGGGAGATTTTCCACAACCGGCTCTACGGCTACACGGGCGTGCTCACCCTGTTCCTGTAG
- the fusA gene encoding elongation factor G produces MPGYTTENIRNIALLGHSGSGKTTLAEALLHRFGAIEAPGNVSKGTTVSDSSPQEKTLGHSIDSAVASFDSGGYHINIIDTPGFLDFLGRTKSVLPAVETIAVVVNAQVGIEPMTRRVMNYAAERRLCRMIIVNQIDAPGVDLAGLMDHLRDSFGAECLPINLPAPGHGSVVDCFFNPDGESAFSSVAEAHTAIIDQVVEVDEDLMALYLEQGQDLSPDQLHEPFEKALREGHLVPVAFVSATTGAGLDALQQLFVELMPNPLEGNPRPFVKGWDEAAAPFTTVPDPDRHVVAHVFKVTMDPFMGKVATFRIHQGTITPNSQMFIGDGRKPFKAGHLYRPFGKELREMERGIPGDICAVTKVDDIHFDAVLHDSHDEDLIHLKPLEFPEPMYGLAIEPTRRGDEQKLSDALHKLSEEDPCFRVEHNSVTNETVIRGLGELHLRIALERMRDRFNVEVDTRTPRIAYRETITAASEGHYRHKKQTGGAGQFGEVFLRVRPLERGEGFRFVNAVVGGAIPTNLIPAVEKGIRQALETGIIAGYALHDLEVTVYDGKYHPVDSKEVAFVTAGKKAFQEAVKQARPVVLEPMVNIHITTPDSAIGAIAGGLSSKRGRVNSTDTISDGQAVIHGMAPLAELGDYQTELKSVTGGQGSYTMELSHYDPVPFDIQQRLMAEFQPQED; encoded by the coding sequence ATGCCCGGCTACACCACTGAAAACATCCGCAACATCGCCCTGCTGGGCCACAGCGGCAGCGGAAAAACCACCCTCGCCGAAGCCCTGCTGCACCGTTTCGGGGCCATTGAAGCCCCGGGGAACGTGAGCAAGGGCACCACCGTCTCCGACAGCTCGCCCCAGGAGAAGACGCTCGGCCACTCCATCGATTCGGCGGTCGCCAGCTTCGATTCCGGCGGCTACCACATCAACATCATCGACACGCCCGGCTTCCTCGACTTCCTCGGCCGGACCAAGAGCGTCCTGCCGGCCGTCGAGACCATCGCGGTGGTGGTGAACGCCCAGGTCGGCATCGAGCCCATGACCCGGCGGGTGATGAACTACGCCGCCGAGCGCAGGCTCTGCCGCATGATCATCGTGAACCAGATCGACGCCCCCGGCGTCGACCTGGCGGGCCTGATGGATCACCTGCGCGATTCATTCGGCGCCGAGTGCCTGCCCATCAACCTGCCCGCGCCCGGTCATGGCAGCGTGGTGGACTGTTTCTTCAATCCCGACGGCGAGAGCGCCTTCTCCTCCGTGGCCGAGGCCCACACCGCCATCATCGACCAGGTGGTGGAGGTGGACGAGGACCTCATGGCGCTCTACCTGGAACAGGGCCAGGATCTCTCCCCGGACCAGCTCCACGAGCCGTTCGAGAAGGCGCTACGGGAGGGGCACCTGGTTCCGGTCGCATTCGTATCGGCCACGACCGGCGCCGGGCTGGACGCCCTGCAGCAGCTGTTCGTGGAACTGATGCCCAACCCCCTGGAGGGCAATCCCCGTCCGTTCGTCAAGGGCTGGGACGAGGCGGCCGCGCCCTTCACCACCGTACCCGACCCCGACCGGCACGTGGTGGCCCACGTGTTCAAGGTCACCATGGACCCGTTCATGGGCAAGGTGGCGACCTTCCGCATCCACCAGGGCACCATCACCCCCAACAGCCAGATGTTCATCGGCGACGGGCGCAAGCCGTTCAAGGCGGGACACCTGTATCGCCCCTTCGGCAAGGAGCTGCGGGAGATGGAGCGCGGCATCCCCGGCGACATCTGCGCGGTGACGAAGGTGGACGACATCCACTTCGATGCGGTGCTGCATGACTCCCACGACGAGGATCTCATCCATCTCAAGCCGCTGGAGTTCCCGGAGCCCATGTACGGCCTGGCCATCGAGCCGACCCGGCGCGGCGACGAGCAGAAGCTCTCCGACGCCCTGCACAAGCTCTCGGAGGAGGATCCCTGCTTCCGGGTCGAGCACAACAGCGTCACCAACGAAACGGTGATCCGCGGCCTCGGCGAGCTGCACCTGCGCATCGCCCTGGAACGGATGCGGGATCGCTTCAACGTGGAGGTGGACACCCGCACGCCGCGCATCGCCTACCGCGAAACCATCACCGCCGCCTCCGAGGGCCACTACCGGCACAAGAAGCAGACCGGCGGCGCGGGACAGTTCGGCGAGGTCTTCCTGCGGGTCCGGCCGCTGGAGCGTGGCGAGGGTTTCCGCTTCGTCAATGCGGTGGTGGGCGGCGCCATCCCCACCAACCTGATCCCCGCCGTGGAAAAGGGCATCCGCCAGGCCCTGGAAACCGGCATCATCGCCGGCTACGCGCTGCACGACCTGGAAGTGACGGTCTACGACGGCAAGTACCACCCCGTCGACTCCAAGGAGGTGGCCTTCGTCACCGCCGGCAAGAAGGCCTTCCAGGAGGCGGTGAAGCAGGCCCGGCCGGTGGTGCTGGAGCCGATGGTGAACATCCACATCACCACGCCGGACTCGGCCATCGGCGCCATCGCCGGCGGGCTCTCCTCCAAGCGCGGGCGGGTCAACAGCACCGACACCATCAGCGACGGCCAGGCGGTCATCCACGGCATGGCCCCGCTGGCGGAGCTGGGCGATTACCAGACCGAGCTGAAATCGGTGACCGGTGGGCAGGGCAGCTACACCATGGAGCTGAGCCACTACGATCCCGTGCCCTTCGACATCCAGCAGCGGCTGATGGCCGAGTTCCAGCCGCAGGAGGATTGA